Sequence from the Thermodesulfobacteriota bacterium genome:
ATTCCCTCCCACGGCAATAACCCTTCGCACCGCTTCATCAATGGTACACCCGGTCATATGGCCGGCATCTATGGCCGAATATCCCGGTAAAAGTGCCTGGGCAAGTGCCAGGCCTTTTTGGGATCCAAGCACAGGACGAATCACCGCTGCATCAGCGTTTACATCGCGTCCTTCTCCCACCAGTGGTTTTATCACGCTCGATCCTTGGACTTCATGGTCATATTGGCGATATATCCACTCCTTTGAACATATATTTGGACGCGAAAGAAGATCCAACAGCAACTGATCATATTCGACGGGCTCTCCCAGCACCGGTTCAGCCAGGCCACGTTTTTCAGCAGACAGCCACCCGGCATCAAACTTCCATTGGGGAAAGCCTGATTCCAGCAGATCTATGTCGACATAAGCACAGGTGTTGCCGAAATATTTAATATGAAGTTTCCCCGAATCCGTATACTTGCCGATAACCGTACTTTCTACCGCATGCTTTTGGGAAAGTTCGAGGAATCGATCGATATATTGGGGTTTAACCGCTACAGTCATACGTTCCTGGGATTCGGAAACCCAGATCTCCCACTGGTCAAGCCCTTCGTATTTTAAGGGCACTTTTTCAAGCTCTACTACACATCCCCCTGAAAATCTTGCCGATTCACCGATGGAGGATGATAATCCACCACCGCCATTATCGGTAATAAAACTGATTAAACCTTCATCCCGTGCTTCCAGTAAAAAATCGTGCATTTTTTTCTGGGTATATGGATCGCCGATCTGAACATGTCCGGCCGGGGTATTCTGGGAAAATGTTTCCGATGAGGCGGTCACTCCGTGAATCCCGTCCTTGCCTACCCTTCCCCCGCACATAATAATCAACTCACCAGGAGACGTTTTCTTTTTTTCCGCGGGTTCCCCTTTGATCCGGGCCGGCATCATCCCAACCGCGGTAACAAACACCAGGCATTTCCCCAGATATCCTGGGTTAAACAGAACCTGTCCGAAGGTGGTGGGTATGCCGCTTTTATTACCCCCGTCACGCACCCCCTCTATCACCCCGTCAAGGAGGCGTCTTGGATGAAGATGCGGTTTTAGACTGCCGCTATAATCGACCGGTCCGACGCAATACCCGTAACTTCCCATCACCAGCTTGGATCCCTTGCCGGTACCCAGCGGATCCCGGTAAACCCCCACAATCCCGGTAATAGCTCCACCGTAAGCTTCCATGTTGGAGGGAGAATTATGGGTCTCTCCGGTAATGACGTAATGGTTTTCACTGTCAAAGCGTCCCGCACCGGCGTTATCCCATAATACCGAAACCACCCAGTCTTTTTTCTCTTTTAACTTAAGTGTTGGCGATTCAATGCAGGTTTTAAAAAGACTGTTTATGGTTTCTTTCTTTCCGGTCTCACCGTCCATGAAGTCAAATAATCCACGGAAAGTATTGTGGTTGCAGTGGTCGCTCCTTGCCTGCGAAATATATTCAAGCTCCACATCGGTGGGATCCGACAGGCCTACCTTTTTCCTTGCTTCACGCACATCTTTGTCCAGAAAATAGGCCCTGATGGTTGGAATATCATCCGGATTTAACGCAAGGTTACGCTCATCACTGATCTTTTGCAGAGAGGCATCGCTGTCAATGGGAATCGAAACCACCGTGGGCGTGCGATCCAGTTTAACCTTAGGTATAATATAACCGATCCCCGTTTTAGGGTCCCATTCGCTTTTTGCATATACTTTGGTCTGCTGGATGATGCCATTGGCCAAAAGCTCACCGGCAATTTTATCTGCGTCTTTAGCGGTAATTCCAATGCCTTTGACACAATATCGCCTTGAGGTATAGACCGCTTCATCTTTATCCAGCTTTATTTTCAGAATATCCTCAATTGCCTCTATCGCTGTGCTTCCCGGATTATCCCTGACTCCGGGCCTGTAGCCGACCCAGATGGTCCAGTCAAAATTAATATCAAGGGGATCAAAAGAAGAGACTTCGGTGACCGGATTGGTAA
This genomic interval carries:
- a CDS encoding AIR synthase-related protein, encoding MTHRLEIALKPKLFDAVGEGVRQKAKNYFDFEIDEVRTVNIVTIDADLSKAQLDTIQHEIFTNPVTEVSSFDPLDINFDWTIWVGYRPGVRDNPGSTAIEAIEDILKIKLDKDEAVYTSRRYCVKGIGITAKDADKIAGELLANGIIQQTKVYAKSEWDPKTGIGYIIPKVKLDRTPTVVSIPIDSDASLQKISDERNLALNPDDIPTIRAYFLDKDVREARKKVGLSDPTDVELEYISQARSDHCNHNTFRGLFDFMDGETGKKETINSLFKTCIESPTLKLKEKKDWVVSVLWDNAGAGRFDSENHYVITGETHNSPSNMEAYGGAITGIVGVYRDPLGTGKGSKLVMGSYGYCVGPVDYSGSLKPHLHPRRLLDGVIEGVRDGGNKSGIPTTFGQVLFNPGYLGKCLVFVTAVGMMPARIKGEPAEKKKTSPGELIIMCGGRVGKDGIHGVTASSETFSQNTPAGHVQIGDPYTQKKMHDFLLEARDEGLISFITDNGGGGLSSSIGESARFSGGCVVELEKVPLKYEGLDQWEIWVSESQERMTVAVKPQYIDRFLELSQKHAVESTVIGKYTDSGKLHIKYFGNTCAYVDIDLLESGFPQWKFDAGWLSAEKRGLAEPVLGEPVEYDQLLLDLLSRPNICSKEWIYRQYDHEVQGSSVIKPLVGEGRDVNADAAVIRPVLGSQKGLALAQALLPGYSAIDAGHMTGCTIDEAVRRVIAVGGNLDHIGGVDNFCWPNIKYDVKSNPDGRFKAAQLVRSCMALKDTCLAYEIPLLSGKDSMYVDGHLPGRYGQTHKVSALETLQFSAISVIDDINKCVTMDSKVPGDLVYILGITGNELGGSEYYEHLGYIGLNVPQIAHQPFKKLYRALSQAINDERVASVHGIYRGGLGVHLAMVAMGGNLGMQIDLSRVPVEQVDRNDTILFSESAGRFIVTIDPQQRDSLEGIFSGNIFAQVGTVTDTPDFIINGLDGKSLVNIPLKDLKTAWKKPFGDL